The genomic stretch TGGCTGCCTGAGGTTCGACTGACCGATAATCCCAGCAACGTCTCAACGCTGGGCAGTGGCTCGCGCTCGATCTGCGCTGCCGGCGATGTGGTCAACGTGGTCTGGAAGGACGACCGTGCCGGCAACGATGACATCTATGCGATTCGTTCCGTTGATGGTGGCGCCACGTGGCTGGCCGAGCAACCGCTCACGAGCGACGAGGAGGTTTCTCAGCACGCCGCCATCGCCTGCGACGGCAACCTGGTTGTGGTCGTCTGGGAGGACTACCGGGACACGAATCCGGAAATCTACTACAAGGTCTCGCACGACGGCGGCGCGAGTTGGGGTCAGGACAGTCGCCTCACAGTGGACGAGGCCAGCTCGGCCAATCCGTGCGTGGCGGTCTGGGGTCAGACTATTCACGTGGTCTGGCAGGACAGCCGGGACGGCGGGCCGGAACTCGTGTACTACGCTCGCTCCGACAACGCCGGCGGCAGTTGGACCCCGGCGATGAGGATGGACCCCCGCGACAACGGCTCCTGGACAGCGTCGGTGGCGGTCTGGGACACGATGGTGCACATCGTCTGGAACGGCTTTGATGAGAGCAGCACGTATCCGGCCGTGTACCACGTGAGTTCGTTTGACCGCGGCAATACCTGGGACCCGGTGAAGCGGCTGTCTGACGCGAACAGCACTCAGCTCTTCCCGATGGTGTCCGCCTGGGGAAGCCAGGTTCACGCCGTCTGGCAGGATTCGCGCAACAATACCCGCATCTACCACAGGCGGTCAGACGACGGCGGTCGGAACTGGAATGAAGAAACGATTGTCTCGGCCGGCGAGTTCTTTATGACGATTCCGTCGCTTGCGGTTGTGGGCCAGAATGTCCACGTCGCCTTCCACGACAGCCGCAACGGCAACGGTGACATCTACTACCAGCGCTCCACCGACGGCGGCAATACGTGGTACAACGAGGACTACCAACTGACGACCAATGAGGAAGACCAAGCGTTTGTTTCTGTTGCCGCGGCTGGAACAGCGGTGCATGCGGTCTGGACCGACGCGCGACACCTTACCGACCTCGAGGTCTATTACCGACGTGACCCCAGCGGAAGTTGGTTACAAGATTCGCCCGGTCACGGACGTCCTGCTCTTGCGCTCCATCCTAATCCATTCGTGGGTATGACACAGGTGCCGGGGCGAGAGAACGAATGTTTTGTGGCGTTCGACCTAGCTGGCAACCGAGTCGGCAGATATACTGGAGCTGGTATCGGAGCTGACTTGGGGCCTGGCGTCTACTTCCTGCGCAACACGACGGGCACTGTCGAGGCCCGTATGGTTAAGATGCGCTAGAGACATCCTAGTAGGTGAAGCCGGGGGCTTCTGCCCCCGGCTTCGCTTCGTGATGAGCCCCGCGTGTCACGCAATCCGCCGGCGCTCCGGTTCACACCC from candidate division WOR-3 bacterium encodes the following:
- a CDS encoding sialidase family protein, with translation MVYTRARFERRAAVVLLTAACATFALADWLPEVRLTDNPSNVSTLGSGSRSICAAGDVVNVVWKDDRAGNDDIYAIRSVDGGATWLAEQPLTSDEEVSQHAAIACDGNLVVVVWEDYRDTNPEIYYKVSHDGGASWGQDSRLTVDEASSANPCVAVWGQTIHVVWQDSRDGGPELVYYARSDNAGGSWTPAMRMDPRDNGSWTASVAVWDTMVHIVWNGFDESSTYPAVYHVSSFDRGNTWDPVKRLSDANSTQLFPMVSAWGSQVHAVWQDSRNNTRIYHRRSDDGGRNWNEETIVSAGEFFMTIPSLAVVGQNVHVAFHDSRNGNGDIYYQRSTDGGNTWYNEDYQLTTNEEDQAFVSVAAAGTAVHAVWTDARHLTDLEVYYRRDPSGSWLQDSPGHGRPALALHPNPFVGMTQVPGRENECFVAFDLAGNRVGRYTGAGIGADLGPGVYFLRNTTGTVEARMVKMR